The sequence CTTCAGGTACCAGTCCGTGTAGGGGAATATTTCAATCTGTCCCTTGTCAAGGTAGCCGGAAAAGCCCGGCAAGCCTTTCTTCATGGCTCTCAGCGCATCTGCCTCGGTCACGAAATCAGAAGTCACCCAGACGCATAACTCGTTATTCTCCAGGCCGGCCTTGAAATAAGGAACAAGCGTGTCAAGCAAATCTTTCTTGGTTGTGTAGAACTGGCAGAAATGGGTACCCCATGGCAGGTCTCCAACCAGGGTGATACCCGAATTTCTCTTACCTGCAGGTTCCATGTTTATACCTCCGTACTTTAGCTATTCCACCGGTGACGATAAGGATATACCTATATTATTTCAAAATATTGTCATTATATCAAGTTTTATCTGTCTTTACCTTCTGCCTGACAGATTGAACAAGGCTTTGGGAGCCCTTTGATAATTTCTCAAGTTCAAAGATAGCTATTCAGGTGAGGCTATCTCCGGGTAAGCAGGCGAAAGAAGACCTGCTTATCCGGCCCGGCTCAAGGGCATTAAGACGCTATGGTCTGGGACTAGTGTAATGTTTCTAACGATCCGTTATTATGCCCGATAACCATACCGACGAAGCTTGTCCCGTACTCCGACACGGGAGTCGGTATCCAGTTGGGGTGGGGACAGGCCGGATTCCGGCTGAAGTTTATCCCGTACCTGCTACGGGGCCGGAATGGAATGAAATAGGTAAACTAACGCTATTTACAATGCCCTATACCAGGCCTGGAAATAGTCACTGAATAGTGCAAGAAGCGGAAAGTGTGGCTTCAAACCGGGGGGCGGTTAAAGAATCATAATAAAGTTGGAGCGATGGGTATTTTCTTTGCCGCTCCCTTACCGCCGGAAGCTGTCAGTCAATCTGCTATTTCAGCATAAAGGAGGAAAGGAATGGTAAATGGGCTATCAGCCCGCTGAGGTAAGCCAGAGCGACGAATTTCGCCGTCTTTCCAGCCAGAAGAGCTAAAAAAAACCGGGGCAGACGCATTTTAGCCATCCCGGCCAATATTCCGCCCACATCAAAGGGCAGGATAGGCTGAAAGGCAAGCACCCCGATAGCCCACGCCCCGTACTGTTGAATCTTCTGACCCATGTGACTGATGCAGAACCTGTCATTGATACGGCACATGAAAGTCTCAGGCAGAATCATCTTGCGTCCCAAGTATCCGGCCAGATAGCCACTGAGCTCCCCGATGCTGGCCCCCAGACCGGCTGCCAACCCGATGAGAGCCGGGTTCCACAGAGTTGCTGCCGGCAGCATCACGGCCAGGGCAACGGGCGCCGGCGTTACCAGAGATAAATTGGATACCAGGGTGGCGGTGAAAACCACCAGA is a genomic window of Dehalococcoidales bacterium containing:
- a CDS encoding VTT domain-containing protein, translating into MKLRAELAAFGAVSWKEWGKVAATLLVFIAFTVGLTILFHRISDRIQFSIYESAWIAYLVVFTATLVSNLSLVTPAPVALAVMLPAATLWNPALIGLAAGLGASIGELSGYLAGYLGRKMILPETFMCRINDRFCISHMGQKIQQYGAWAIGVLAFQPILPFDVGGILAGMAKMRLPRFFLALLAGKTAKFVALAYLSGLIAHLPFLSSFMLK